The region AATCTCACAAAAGTGTCACACTTGCATAGTAATGAGAATATTTTCTGCAAAGACTAAGGAATACTTGATATGAACGATAGTACTTCACAGTGCACAACCAAGAGTTCATTCATCCCTATTTCAGAATGAAAAAGAATCACCAGAGGCCCGTATATTCCAAAAGCACTCTAGAAAAAATGGTTTTGCTCATCGCAGAAAGATTAATTATTGTAGGCTATTTCAATATTTAATCTGTGCACAGGTGCATGTAACAATCTCACAAAAGTGTCACACTTGCATAGTAATGAGAATATTTTCTGCAAAGACTAAGGAATACTTGATATGAACGATAGTACTTCACAGTGCACAACCAAGAGTTCATTCATCCCTATTTcagaatgaaaaagaaaggCTAAGTCAGAGGGAGTCGCAGTGCTCTTTTGATCGAGCCAACGCTTTTAATCgataaaagcaaaaacattAAATCGTTGATATAAAAAGAGCAAAGgcatttaaagattttttttcatccatcgaGGGACTATTCATAAAACATCCATGAAACAAGCACATGCGACATCGCGGATAGTCAATAAAATATGCATGGACAGAATCAGCAGACACATGAAATGGGGAAGTTTTGAAAACAGTCTTCATTGCATGAGACGTGAGGTGGGTAAATTATTACTCAAGCAATTCATGAatttacaaaatatatacaacttatattgaaaaaatatataatttgatTTAAGAACTTGAAACATGCGCAATTCTAACACATTAAACTCTCATACCCCCGTGTTCTTTGTAAAATGGTATTACCCTTAAGGTTACCGGAAGTTGTATCAGCTGCCATGTTTGGTTGCTTTGTTGTAAGCTTCTACTAGGTTTCCTACAGAATTACTAAGTGTGGAAATGGAGGCAAGCTGGAGTACGTTTCTTTTCCAAGTAAGTTTACTGCTTCGGGAGGGTACTGCTATTGCCCGCACGGGGGAAAACTAAAACTGTAAACACTGAGTCTTTTGGCGGCAAAATCAGTTTTGAAACGAGTAGTGCGAAGAACAAGTCAGCAAGCAAAACAATGGTAAATGAATCCTGGCTTCCAGCTGTGAGGGTCGGGATTGACGCTTGAACAAAAAATCATCCTCCAAGAGGAGATGACAAACGCGATTTGTTTAATATCTGCCGTGTATTTGGAGAAGCCGAGTGCTGTCGCAAAATGCCGAGTTTATTCTCTGAAGTTTGTTTTCCAAGTCGATCCCAACCAAACATGCGGGATCATTTCAAGTGAGGCACTGCACCGTTACAATcaacccgcacacacacagcagcttgaGCCCTGTAGGAACGCGTTCTTCGGATGCCCACTGATCATGAAATCTCAAGCGGGATTTTGCcacaaatatgaaaaacaatatttttcccAGTCCCGAACGCCGAGTAATTGTGTGCGCTTCGAAAAATCTCTGCAGCTGATAACGGCGGTTCGCGGCCAACTTTCCCCCCGCAGCGACTGGAGCGTTCACTAGCCAACTTAGCTAACGGTGTTTCGGAAAACCTGCATCGCGTTCACCCAAAACTCCATGAAAGTAATTGGTCGCCACGGAGTCGACCTGACTCGCCAAGCACCGACATTGCAATAACTTATTGGCAACTGAAAGGCCCGGGCTCTATCCATTTATTTGTCGGTTTATGCTGCTGAGCGTCGCGGAAAGGAATTCAAACTATGCACACAACATCGGCTAACACTAGCTACGAATCGGCTAATGCTGGTTCATTTCTTGTTTTCAGCACGACTCCGAGTGCTGAATTGCCCCGGAATTAAAAATCACGCGGAACACGATGTTCTCCTGCTCGTATACATACAATTAAACGAGCGATTTTTATGAGCGTGACAGATTCAGATGACGTTGCCTAAgcaagtgaacatttttttgtggtgttcTGGTGTATATATCAATGTTTAAAGTTATGGTTTGGATATCAGAGAATGCATTCATGAGTCCATTTTAGAAATTCTCTCAAATTGTACGTGAATATAAATGAGCGTTGTTACTGACTGAAATTAACTGAGGGCTGCATACCATAGCGATCTCTAGATGCAGGTAATATGCCCACAAGGATCCCTGAGCAACACTGGGGGGGAATCAGAGTGTAGATATTTTATTGTGGGGATGAATGCCTATCGAAACCCGGTATCAGGTACTGTATTGGCCTTATTTTTCGGTAGCGAATATTCATTGAGGGTGCCGATACAGAGCACCGATACTTAACGTAAAGAACGTCTGACATTAAATCATCCTCAGCAACAATTGGCATTCTACTGCGGCAGTTTCACACatcgtaaaatcattttctgtgtcagaaagaaatgttttgttcCCAATGCTTTATCATTGTATTAAATCAAATGTTATATCTGAAAAGGTACCGCAGGTATTGGTCTCTATCAGTGAGTACTGAAAGAGTGAATACTTGTACTGGTATGGGTCTGAAAGAAATGGTCTTGAATATTCCGCCAAAACAGTAACAGTCATCTATTTCTAGCTATCTTAATTTATAGTGCAAGTTGGAACGTGATAAATGGCCACCGTGTCTttggaatttggggggggggggggggggtgacgtggAATGAGCACTTTCAATGCTTCAAAATAGCCAATAAAAGATACATATTTGGGGAGGAGGTGGACATTAATTGGTAAAGTACACCACGTATTCTACTGCTCAATCTTCTATTTGTGCAATTTAAGTCTTGTCCAAGTGTATTGGTGGATATTTTTAATTGACACTTGTCAGATAATCAGAAAGGGGTTTCCTCCGATTAgctgacaaaacaaaaggataagttccaaaataaatgttttaaagctctaattagttttttttaccaCATTTTGTATAGGCACACAGAAATGTTCCCCAAAAGGCCTTTTCCCTcccctgaaacaaacaaaaaaaaaaagtttttttctgttgaaaagAAGTTTGCTGGGATCGGCTATGCCTTTGAGCTcaccatccttttttttaaactgcagttTTAATAAGTTATAAATTTGCTTGTCTTTTTAGTATGAAGAATATGAGCCTTGGCACAATGAAGTACTTTATCCTGCTATGTGTTAACGCACTCTGTCATGTcagtttgatgttttttttttttttttttgttctggtgtGCCTCTGGAGTGCTTTACTTTTTGGACGATGAAGACAGATGGACAGTGTGGCTTGTTTTAAAATATCTGGCATCGTGCCAGACGCCAGTATCCACACTTGCATTATGTACCGCACACTGTTACTTTGTCTTTCAGTCTTTTGTAAATTCAGGCTCCCAGTGGAAGAGGAGCAACACGAGCTTCAGAATGTGTTCTGTTCTATTTTTGAGGAATACTGACCGTATACCCTCTGGAAATATCgagtcattttaaattcattttgaattcCATACTGAATCGTTTTGTACGCAGCGGCCATAATATTTGCACAAATACCTTCTTGAAGCACAAATATTAGCGGTGCCTCCTCTGGGTCTAAAACTGCAAACCTCTCGTAATAGTAAGAAACATGAGACGGGTGCCTTGTAATACTTCAGAAACTATGCAGCGTGAACAGTTAACACTCTTACAGAAAGTACATTTTGttccaaatgtcatgttttacaCTTTGAGTGCCCCAAAACTCTATGTACAGTACACTTGTATTGTTTATAATCATTTATATCCAGAATCGTGTTTATAGTCTGTAAATTGTGAGTCAGAGAAATCCACGAGAATATTCCGATATTCCTTCAAAACTTTCTTGTTCCTGGGGTGTGAAAGAGCCTAAAGTCTGTTAGTCCAGTGTATCTGAATGGAAAGCagccgcgcgtgtgtgtgtgcgtgtgtgtgtgagacacacaGGAAGTAGACTGTTTATACAGAATATTAATGTCTCCTCCTCTGACACCTGTAGTGTCATTCTGGAAAATGGGATTCACAAGACTCAGCGCGAAGGCTCTTTGCATCTGCTTAGCAATACATTTCTGAATCATGCATTCAGATTCTTGTCTGCTCATTTTCAGGTCTGGTGTTTTTCGAAATTATGTTTTGAGTGGAGGTCATCGAGAACATTTTCTTTGGTCAGGACAGCTCAGGAAATTATTTAGATTCTGGCATGAGCTTATTTTTATCCCAGTACACAGACAAAATCAACATGGGTCCCCAGTGTTTAAAAGTGAGTTAGTTTGAGGttgtaaaaataagttttggCACAGCTAAACAACTTCACTGATAGGGCTCTTCAGGTACACATTTGAGCTTCAAATGTTTGCTGCCAGTCTTTGTGAACTAATGTAGTCTAATCAAAAGCCTGAGTGTCAAACTGCTTATTGGTGTGATGGTGGTTGTGATCCATCTTCCAAGAAATGTGTGTAACATTTCTAAAGCCGACATATGatattttttgaatgtttaATGTCCGGAGGTAGTTGGATTCATATTGCCGCAGAGgtgatgatgtcatgtttttaagTATATCATCACATGCTTGCTATGGTGACTAACAATAAGCTACTGGCATCTGCGTGTTCTCTGTTGTAGCAAACTTGCTCGAcgttaatatccatccatccataattgTCAAACAAAATTGCATTGTGATGTGAGTGACCATCTTTTTTGTCACACTACTCGTGTTGGCATTTCAaattcatgtaaaaataaatgaaaattcagGGCCTTATTTTGCctctttaggttttttttttcttgtttgttggtTTAAATGACAGCTCGGGATTTGCAAAGTACTTTTAGCTGTATTTCAATTTGCATACATTATTCCTAATTATACTTCCCAATAATTTGTAGACGTTAGCGTTCAGTAAAGTGACTGTGGATTGTAGAATTCTGATTAGGAACACTTTAAGAATCAGGAGCAAATGAAGACCAAACAAATAGTTTTTACAAGCAAAACTGaagtaatttttttacattaaacagTGATTTCTGCAGCTCTCCCTcgtttccctccctcccttcctccccTTTCTACCATTTTTCACATGGCCTTTGTTTTGGTCCAAAATGGGATTATGCCAAGCAGCTGTATAGTGAGACACAAAAGATGGAGGCAAGACGGCACATAATCGGACTCACGACTGCGAGAGCTGTTCAAGTCTACAGTGGCCTGTGGAGCCGTCAGGACACTCCCTCCATTTTGATGTTATTTATGAGCGAGCAGCCTCAGTTGCCAGGGCGCATTTGTGTCAAAATGGTCAGAGCTGCGTGAACGCACAGCAGCTTGTAACgggccctgcacctctgcatcgGGGCCACGCTGCGTGCAATGTGTGCACAAGCTTCCACAGCATCGCCCCGCCACCCAAACGGCACCCCGACAACGCCCGGCGCGCCAGTGGGACGGGGTAGCATTGCATTATGATGACTAATCCTGGAAGGTGGCAAGTGTGAGCAGGTGCTTTGAGAAATGGCTGCGCTTGGTGGCAAGCTGCATGAGTTCCCCTCCCAGGTTCCCCTGCAAACTGACTGCGAGCTTCGCTGAGTGGTGTGTGGATAAACAATGTCCCCGGCTCATGAATAGATGAGCCAAATCAATGAAGATGAGCATACAAAGCACCCCTGCTGCGGCCCTAGTGCATCACTGCTCAGATTTGTGTCTTTCACAATAGGCTAGATGGCATAAGGAGGACATTGTgcgtttcatttttctttccgaGCCCCAACCTTTTACTCTTGCAACTTCTTTCTTAGCTGGCCTTCCTCGATGGATGATTGAACCTCAAAGGGAAAGGTCAAGCATTTCACCTTggccattcttgctgctggttgacaacaattttattttttttgcatcaggaACTGTTTTACCGAGCTAATGGCATTGAGTGTACTACCATTTTTATATTGGCTCACATGTTATGAAATGTTCTCTACTGTTATACGGTAAGGCAGGTTTTCTCAATtgtatttttccaaaaataaatgcttAGCACTCCAAGTAacaccatcatgaccaacacGAAAATACAGGAACATAGTCGGCCTCAGGTCATTTAAaagttatttttctctttaattCCTAAAAGGTATATTTTCCTATTGCATGGCACTGTTACATGATGGacaataataaacaaatgcAGGACAGCAAAAGAGCTACCTCACTCACTATTTAactaattcactcccaaagacattcttaaatgtcttttcagacttggtccagaattggctggtactgaagaGTTAATAATAGATATATTGCACATCAGAACAGGTGAATAAAACTTGTATTTACCTGTAAGTATATATTTTACAAGAGACTAAATATTATGTGAAAATTAATTGTCGGGTTTACCTAAAATTTAAATGAAACTGAATTGTACAGTCCAGTGTACATgggggggaacccccccccccctcaccactgTTCTACCAATAATTCCTTCAAGTTTGCCAATTGACATTATGAACTTTCTTTCTTGTTGAAATCTCAGAATTTATTATTGCAGCATGAAAGTGACCATAAATTTGGATTTCTTGTGATTGGATCTGGACAGTTAATATCGTCAGTCAGAATAATTCCAGAATTTACCACTTTCCACCAAAAGGTCTAATGAGGTTCATGAGGATATCAAGTCTGATGTGTTTGCGGGCAAGGCCACAAAGTAGTGAGTTGCTGTGCCACTTTCCATTGTGCTTTATAACCTAGATGTGTGCTTTTTACGACCTCTCTTGACCCGCAAATGTGTTGCTGTTCGATTGCAAAAATAATGGTCTTTTTGGTGGCATCCTACACTCTGTTATGCCTCTAGCttggaatgtttgtttgacGGTCATTGGATGAATCAGCGGGGTCATATTTGGatctctttttgggggggaggggtccaGTATTTGGATTCTTTTGTATTGGTGTGTAATGTGGCGTCAGTTTCATTACTGAAAAACCCTCTCAAAAGTCTGGAGCCCATTTGGCTCTCACAGTTGTCAAATTAGAACTCAACCGTTAGCCTTTGACCAAAACACAGCTATCATTGGCATTCTGAGGGTTTGGAAAGTAATCCATTTGGATACTGCCACTGTCATCTTGAGGTGAAATAGTTCTGTTTTGTAACACCCTcataaaattcaatttcaattttagttcAGGATTTCATTCATATGACTTTAAACGACTCGGATTAAATACGGATTTAAAGcttattttgacccaaaatgtattgtattttacagAATACATTTCCGTGGAAGCAATGGAAATGCGTATTTGCTAAAATGTCTACCTGCTGATGGACTGCATTAACTTCATTGGCTAATTTCGTTTAATGTATAATCACCAAATTCaataatgttaaaaatgtacaaaaacggctttttaaaaacatgattgaAACACATTCCTGTGATGTTGCCATCTTCCTCTTCTttacgtttttctttttaaattccacCAGCAGGCTAATGAAGCCCTCCACCACCAGCACCAGGTGGCTCAGAACAGCCTGCTGCCCCTTCTTAATGCAGGAAGTGAACCAATTGACCAAAAGCCTGTGCTTCCCATCCAAATCGACCAGAAGAACCCTTCCATTGCTCTCGATCTCCTTAAAGACAATGTGGCCAGCGGAGGAGGTGGACGGCCACCCATGCCTGTGATCAAGAAGGAGCACAAAGGCAAAACACCATTTGTTTGTGGCTACTGTAACAAAGCCTTCCGCGACAGCTACCACCTACGGCGCCATGAGTCCAGCCACACAGGTATCAAAATGGTGTCGCGGCCAAAGAAGACTGCGCAGACGGCCCCGACCATGGTGCCAATGATCTCCACGATGCAGCGAGAGAACAACGGAAATGTTTCTTACATCTCCACGGCGGCGGGCATCCTTTCCACAGCTACCACGTCCGTCTCTTCGGGAGCGAGCATCATGACTTCGGCAATGGGCAACATTCCGCACCACCAGCAGACTGTCCCGAAGAAACCTGCCAAACCTGTCAAGAAAAACCATGGCTGTGAGATGTGTGGCAAGGCCTTCCGTGATGTTTACCATTTGAATCGCCACAAGCTGTCCCATTCGGACGAAAAGCCCTTCGAGTGCCCCATTTGCCACCAGCGGTTTAAAAGGAAGGACCGAATGACCTACCATGTTCGGTCTCATGATGGTGGAGTCCATAAGCCCTATGTGTGTTCCGTCTGTGGGAAAGGTTTTTCCAGGTAAGGTTGaacattttaagaaaataaattgcACAGTCAACTCCGAAACCTTTCTTGTCAGTATCCAAAGTACTCCTTTTTCTCCTGATCATCTTATCAGAATGGAATGAGAAAACTGTGGAACTGTGGTTAAGTGCTTTAATGCgataattttcttttgttttttctttttttttggaggggggtgaCCCTACAGCACCAAACCAATCAGAAGTCTCACAGTCGTGTTTTGAACTGGTGTCAAAAAAGCAGAATGAGAAAAGTATCCATTTTCAGATTTGTGATTCAAACTAGGCTTTACTACTTACATCCTGATCCTTAAATTGACAGATCTACTCCAAATTTTAACCCAATTTCCACAGCCctaatacatttaaatatttaaatgtatacatttaCGCTGTCAGTCTGTTATTTTTGTTCAGCtaaatacatgtgtgtgtgtgtgtgtgtgtgtgtgtgttttaatgggACATAAAATATAGTTCTCATCAGTCCCCTTCTTTGTTTGCAAAGACTTTTATTAGTGGCCACCTTAGGACTATGTAGAAAAAAGAATAGCAACCTGCTTACTTTTCGAATCTTTTGATGTGTTTGGCATTATTTATCTAATCATTCATCTAATGAGCAGCGCATATTAATGCTACCAAGGTGGCGCCCCATTTGCCTGTGCTTACACCGTGACGCTCGTATGTGAGCCACTTTCAGGCATGCCTCCAGTGACGTGGCTAAGGCATTTGTCTGCATGCTGGAAAGTGAGAATGGGCACTGAAGAAAAGGGCACTGAGTCACTGCCACTTAGCTTGATCTGCTGGCATCCACTGCACTCTATTTTGCCTGCTCCTCTTGGattgggaccaaaaaaaaaaaagcaacaaaaaagttCCG is a window of Hippocampus zosterae strain Florida chromosome 16, ASM2543408v3, whole genome shotgun sequence DNA encoding:
- the LOC127588109 gene encoding vascular endothelial zinc finger 1-like isoform X1; this translates as MEASWSTFLFQQANEALHHQHQVAQNSLLPLLNAGSEPIDQKPVLPIQIDQKNPSIALDLLKDNVASGGGGRPPMPVIKKEHKGKTPFVCGYCNKAFRDSYHLRRHESSHTGIKMVSRPKKTAQTAPTMVPMISTMQRENNGNVSYISTAAGILSTATTSVSSGASIMTSAMGNIPHHQQTVPKKPAKPVKKNHGCEMCGKAFRDVYHLNRHKLSHSDEKPFECPICHQRFKRKDRMTYHVRSHDGGVHKPYVCSVCGKGFSRPDHLSCHVKHVHSSERPFKCQVTACTSAFATKDRLRSHMIRHEGKVTCSICGKMLSAAYITSHLKTHGQANFNSCNKEEVCNSASATPVTVSAPNTTAMNRGNANNNNNAVTIAAQMNISTNTVNITSPVSLQHPLTITGPVNIASVNIPATASMNIAHPVAITTPMPMNIAGPLNIAMRPVDSMPFLSQVLPSSPPW
- the LOC127588109 gene encoding vascular endothelial zinc finger 1-like isoform X2, whose product is MEASWSTFLFQQANEALHHQHQVAQNSLLPLLNAGSEPIDQKPVLPIQIDQKNPSIALDLLKDNVASGGGGRPPMPVIKKEHKGKTPFVCGYCNKAFRDSYHLRRHESSHTGIKMVSRPKKTAQTAPTMVPMISTMQRENNGNVSYISTAAGILSTATTSVSSGASIMTSAMGNIPHHQQTVPKKPAKPVKKNHGCEMCGKAFRDVYHLNRHKLSHSDEKPFECPICHQRFKRKDRMTYHVRSHDGGVHKPYVCSVCGKGFSRPDHLSCHVKHVHSSERPFKCQVTACTSAFATKDRLRSHMIRHEGKVTCSICGKMLSAAYITSHLKTHGQANFNSCNKEVCNSASATPVTVSAPNTTAMNRGNANNNNNAVTIAAQMNISTNTVNITSPVSLQHPLTITGPVNIASVNIPATASMNIAHPVAITTPMPMNIAGPLNIAMRPVDSMPFLSQVLPSSPPW